In Elaeis guineensis isolate ETL-2024a chromosome 1, EG11, whole genome shotgun sequence, a genomic segment contains:
- the LOC105060189 gene encoding CBL-interacting protein kinase 6, producing the protein MEEVAPPSPAAEGKSVLHGRYELGRVLGRGTFAKVYLARNLRTGKSVAMKVVGKEKVIRVGMMEQVKREISVMKMVTHPNIVELHEVMATRSKIFFAMELVRGGELFSRIARAGRLREETARHYFRQLISAVDFCHSRGVYHRDLKPENLLLDDVGNLKVADFGLSAFADHVRSDGLLHTTCGTPAYVAPEVIGKNGYDGARADLWSCGVILFVLLAGFLPFQDDNLVSMYKKIHRGDFRCPPWFSSEARRVVTKLLDPNPSTRITVAKLVETPWFKKSPILKPVFAPASASASAAAAAEEKGKKETEEPQRLNAFHLISLSEGFDLSPLFEQGRGRREEGMRFATREPTSGVISRLEGVASRAEGRYRVTKSGATGVRLEGEELGRKGRLAVAAEFFTVAPSVLVVDVRKDAGDSLEYRNFCSDELRPALKDIVWPASDSQTTTTV; encoded by the coding sequence ATGGAGGAGGTGGCGCCGCCGTCGCCGGCGGCGGAGGGGAAGAGCGTCCTCCACGGTCGCTACGAGCTCGGGCGCGTGCTGGGGCGTGGGACCTTTGCGAAAGTGTACCTCGCCCGGAATCTCCGGACGGGAAAGAGCGTGGCGATGAAGGTGGTGGGGAAGGAGAAGGTGATCCGGGTGGGGATGATGGAGCAGGTGAAACGCGAGATCTCGGTGATGAAGATGGTCACCCACCCCAACATCGTGGAGCTCCACGAGGTCATGGCCACCAGGTCTAAGATCTTTTTCGCTATGGAGCTCGTCCGCGGCGGCGAGCTTTTCTCCCGGATCGCTCGAGCCGGCCGCCTCCGGGAGGAAACCGCCCGCCACTACTTCCGCCAGCTCATCTCTGCCGTCGACTTCTGCCACAGCCGCGGCGTCTACCACCGGGACCTCAAGCCAGAGAACCTCCTCCTCGACGACGTCGGCAACCTCAAGGTCGCTGACTTCGGCCTCAGCGCCTTCGCCGACCACGTGCGCTCCGACGGCCTCCTCCACACCACATGCGGGACTCCGGCGTACGTCGCGCCGGAGGTGATCGGGAAGAACGGATACGACGGCGCCAGGGCCGACCTCTGGTCTTGCGGCGTCATCCTCTTCGTCCTCCTCGCCGGGTTCCTCCCCTTCCAGGACGATAACCTCGTCTCCATGTACAAGAAGATCCACCGCGGGGACTTTCGTTGTCCACCCTGGTTCTCGTCGGAGGCCCGCCGGGTCGTCACCAAGCTCCTCGATCCGAACCCCAGCACCCGGATCACGGTAGCCAAGCTGGTCGAGACGCCCTGGTTCAAGAAATCGCCGATCCTGAAGCCGGTGTTTGCGCCGGCGTCGGCGTCGGcgtcggcggcggcggcggctgaGGAGAAGGGTAAGAAGGAGACGGAGGAGCCGCAGAGGCTGAATGCGTTCCATCTGATCTCGCTCTCGGAGGGGTTCGATCTGTCGCCCCTTTTCGAGCAGGgcagggggaggagagaggaagggatgCGGTTCGCGACCAGGGAGCCGACGAGCGGGGTGATCTCGCGGCTGGAGGGGGTGGCGTCGCGGGCGGAGGGGCGTTACCGGGTGACGAAGAGCGGGGCGACGGGGGTGCGGCTGGAGGGGGAGGAGCTGGGGAGGAAGGGGAGGCTCGCGGTGGCGGCGGAGTTCTTCACGGTGGCGCCATCGGTCCTGGTGGTGGACGTCCGGAAGGATGCCGGCGACAGCCTCGAGTACCGGAACTTCTGCAGCGACGAGCTCCGCCCCGCCCTGAAGGATATCGTTTGGCCCGCCTCCGACTCCCAAACCACCACCACCGTCTGA